A window of the Tunturibacter empetritectus genome harbors these coding sequences:
- a CDS encoding ABC transporter permease, with protein sequence MEAFVQNLKFAVRQLSRNPGFTVTVILTLALSIGANTAIFSLVNALMLKSLPYSQPERMGTIYTRVTGAKPSDERHHVNGEQWELLRDNVPSLLSAVSSSRAAGVNLQAGSHIQYLHAGRISQHYLDVLAIHPIAGRNFSNVEDLPHGPKTVILSYNLWHSAFGTNASILGQPILLKGEPYTVIGVLPEGATTPLNADLYTALQPARDGEGGGTNFEAITRLRDGATWQQADAEISRAWSLRSNRYELADNPGAQVTYYSVPLQQGQTATLRPQVLALMLAAGFILLIACANLAGLSLVRMLRRTPEVATRLALGASRWQIQRQLWVENLLLAFIGGAVGVAVGFVALRGLLLLLPEHFLPVARIPLDGRVLAFTLLLSLFTSVLFGMLPALVMRKLDLRSAIASRSATGGDRIGLRQALIVAEVALTVVLLAASGLLIRTLVHLQTLPPGFNPTGVMTAKASLDDVHYHDAAAFQKLLQESTSAMRQIPGVQHAAVGLSLPYERSLIMGGITLSDGKEAGQKAMADEVYVTPDYFAALQIPVMAGRSFTEADRAESQHVAIVNQEFARKFFHGANPVGRYLNKDTRIVGVVESVSMAPGVDPVAPLTGEETMYVPAAQIEARQLAMVHVWFQPSWIVRTAYPIEGLTAQMQQALASADPNLPFSGFYSMRDLLAKTLATQRVEVALLSTMSALALLLSAVGIFALVSNIVVQRTREIGIRIALGSTIRQAMVHIGAPGLRASALGLLLGLIFSAAALRAMHSVLYGVDVYDAPTLLTVVFTLIAITLLATTVPTLRIAGIDPAKTLRDE encoded by the coding sequence ATGGAAGCCTTCGTTCAAAACCTCAAGTTTGCAGTACGCCAGTTGAGTCGCAACCCTGGCTTCACCGTCACGGTGATCCTTACCTTGGCACTCTCCATCGGCGCTAACACCGCAATCTTCTCCCTGGTCAACGCCCTCATGTTGAAGAGCCTGCCCTACTCCCAGCCGGAGCGCATGGGCACCATCTACACCCGCGTCACCGGAGCCAAACCCTCCGACGAGCGTCACCACGTCAACGGCGAGCAATGGGAGTTGCTGCGCGACAACGTCCCCTCCCTCCTCTCCGCCGTCTCCAGCTCCAGGGCAGCCGGTGTCAATCTCCAGGCCGGCTCCCACATTCAATATCTACATGCTGGCCGAATCTCCCAGCACTACCTCGACGTGCTGGCCATCCACCCCATTGCCGGACGCAACTTCTCCAACGTCGAAGATCTCCCCCACGGCCCGAAGACCGTCATCCTCAGTTACAACCTCTGGCACAGCGCCTTCGGCACCAATGCCAGCATCCTAGGCCAACCCATCCTCCTCAAGGGCGAGCCCTACACCGTCATCGGGGTGCTCCCTGAAGGCGCAACCACTCCCCTCAACGCCGACCTCTACACCGCGCTTCAACCCGCCCGCGACGGCGAAGGCGGAGGAACTAACTTCGAGGCCATCACCCGCCTCCGCGACGGCGCAACTTGGCAGCAGGCCGATGCCGAGATTAGTCGCGCCTGGTCCCTCCGCTCCAACCGCTACGAACTGGCCGACAACCCCGGCGCACAGGTGACCTACTACTCCGTGCCATTGCAACAGGGACAGACCGCAACCCTGCGTCCGCAGGTCCTGGCGCTCATGCTCGCCGCCGGATTCATCCTGCTCATCGCCTGTGCCAACCTCGCCGGCCTATCCCTGGTCCGCATGCTGCGCCGCACCCCCGAAGTCGCAACCCGTCTCGCCCTCGGAGCCTCGCGCTGGCAGATTCAACGGCAGCTCTGGGTGGAAAATCTCCTCCTCGCCTTCATCGGCGGAGCCGTAGGCGTCGCTGTCGGCTTCGTCGCCCTCCGCGGCCTCCTCCTGCTCCTCCCCGAACACTTCTTGCCCGTCGCCCGCATTCCCCTCGATGGCCGCGTCCTCGCCTTCACCCTTCTCCTCTCCCTGTTCACCAGCGTGCTCTTCGGCATGCTTCCCGCCCTTGTCATGCGAAAGCTCGATCTGCGCTCCGCCATCGCCAGCCGCTCCGCCACCGGCGGCGACCGCATCGGCCTCCGTCAAGCCCTCATCGTGGCCGAGGTCGCCCTCACCGTAGTCTTGCTCGCCGCCTCCGGCCTTCTCATCCGCACCCTCGTCCACCTCCAGACCCTGCCCCCCGGATTCAACCCCACGGGAGTCATGACCGCCAAGGCATCGCTCGACGACGTCCACTATCACGACGCGGCCGCCTTCCAAAAGTTGCTTCAGGAAAGCACCTCCGCCATGCGCCAGATTCCCGGCGTGCAACATGCCGCCGTCGGCCTCAGCCTGCCCTATGAACGCTCGCTGATTATGGGAGGGATTACCCTGAGCGATGGCAAGGAAGCCGGCCAAAAGGCTATGGCCGACGAGGTCTATGTCACCCCTGATTACTTCGCCGCCTTGCAGATTCCAGTCATGGCAGGACGATCCTTCACCGAAGCAGACCGTGCCGAGTCGCAGCATGTGGCCATCGTCAACCAGGAGTTCGCACGCAAGTTCTTCCATGGCGCAAATCCGGTTGGCCGCTACCTTAATAAAGACACAAGGATCGTCGGAGTGGTGGAGAGTGTATCCATGGCGCCGGGAGTCGATCCCGTCGCGCCCCTCACCGGCGAAGAGACGATGTACGTTCCTGCCGCACAGATCGAAGCCAGACAACTCGCGATGGTCCACGTCTGGTTTCAACCCAGTTGGATCGTCCGCACCGCCTACCCAATCGAAGGCCTCACCGCGCAGATGCAGCAGGCCCTCGCCAGCGCCGATCCCAACCTCCCCTTCTCCGGCTTCTACAGCATGCGCGACCTGCTCGCAAAAACCCTCGCAACCCAGCGCGTCGAAGTCGCCCTCCTCAGCACCATGTCGGCTCTCGCTTTGCTGCTCAGCGCCGTAGGAATCTTTGCCCTTGTCTCCAACATCGTCGTGCAGCGAACCCGCGAGATCGGCATCCGCATCGCTCTCGGTTCCACCATCCGCCAGGCCATGGTCCACATCGGCGCACCTGGTCTAAGAGCCTCTGCATTAGGCCTCCTCCTGGGCTTAATCTTCTCCGCAGCAGCCTTGCGGGCCATGCACAGTGTGCTCTACGGAGTTGACGTCTACGACGCGCCCACCCTCCTCACCGTAGTCTTCACCCTCATCGCGATAACACTTCTCGCCACCACCGTCCCAACGCTGCGCATCGCCGGAATCGATCCTGCTAAGACCCTGCGCGACGAATAA
- a CDS encoding N-acetylmuramoyl-L-alanine amidase — protein sequence MGLRKTRRGVWWGAGCAVVLSCVMVQVLPAKAARQRHAELTLWEQAERGRETLEAMPTGTRTRADYARAMDGFRAVYHEAPGDVHAPDSVNSVAELLAEQGRGLHDAKSLKAAVGQYEFLRTQYPGSSLRVGALLAEGQIYENDLQDAGAARERYALLVKQYPRNEMAEEARAGLASLEQGIGRRDQGVVGAARGGSFGTFGSSGTSVSSVAKEAGVGGMLATDSASDGSDAKVLGTGSGTGSAGQAGVGERQGGAGQGFAAPGLAAEDGAVDAASGLASGSDAGAQSGAPMHVAKVVRRGHMAQVTGIRHWSTPNYTRVAIDLGDDVTYEAARVPHPDRIYFDLHGTRLAQELVGKSFAVTDDGFLKKIRAAQFSNDMTRVVLDVNDVTEYSAFLLPNPYRLIIDIHGGSKAEPGAPAVSVPMQRAAAPAPSVPNTTAVRSGSSFDVAAVSAQPGRVEATTQPTSQPISAVVSDRSQSDRAQGSGLGVPGASGTGTSTMPATSSADVAVPVPSTKKLRHGKGVRDADAVPARAALPTADGETSMVRALGLKVGRIVIDAGHGGHDSGTLGVDGIEEKDVVLDVALRLGKLLHERLGSEIIYTRSDDTFIPLETRTAIANKAQADLFLSIHANSSADASARGVETYYLNFSSSPDALETAARENAVSDQSIHQLSDLVKKIALKDKIAESREFAGDVEQSLYGGLQRGNAGLKDRGVKKAPFVVLIGANMPSILAEISFVTNAKDARQLQQPEYRERVAESLYKGVARYAGGLSGAKTPTERASGN from the coding sequence ATGGGCCTGAGAAAGACAAGGCGTGGTGTCTGGTGGGGTGCGGGTTGCGCGGTGGTGCTGAGCTGCGTGATGGTACAGGTTCTGCCTGCGAAGGCGGCGCGGCAGCGGCATGCGGAGTTGACGCTGTGGGAGCAGGCTGAGCGCGGGCGCGAGACGCTGGAGGCGATGCCGACGGGCACGCGGACCAGGGCAGATTATGCGCGGGCGATGGATGGATTTCGTGCGGTGTACCACGAGGCTCCGGGAGATGTGCATGCTCCCGACAGTGTGAATTCGGTGGCGGAGCTGCTGGCTGAGCAGGGGCGCGGGTTGCATGATGCGAAGAGTCTGAAGGCGGCGGTGGGGCAGTATGAGTTTTTGCGGACGCAGTATCCGGGCAGCTCGCTGCGGGTGGGGGCGTTGCTGGCGGAGGGGCAGATCTATGAGAACGATCTGCAGGATGCGGGCGCGGCGCGGGAGAGATATGCGCTGCTGGTGAAGCAGTATCCGCGGAATGAGATGGCGGAGGAGGCGAGGGCTGGGCTGGCTTCGTTGGAGCAGGGGATAGGGCGTAGGGATCAGGGTGTAGTGGGTGCGGCTCGGGGTGGGTCTTTCGGGACTTTCGGATCTTCCGGGACTTCGGTTTCTTCGGTTGCGAAGGAGGCTGGGGTCGGCGGGATGCTGGCGACGGATAGTGCGTCTGATGGGAGTGATGCCAAGGTTTTGGGTACAGGTTCTGGTACAGGTTCTGCGGGGCAGGCGGGAGTTGGGGAGAGACAGGGGGGCGCAGGTCAGGGGTTTGCGGCGCCGGGATTAGCTGCTGAGGATGGGGCGGTTGATGCTGCTTCGGGTTTGGCTTCGGGCTCCGATGCGGGAGCGCAGAGTGGGGCGCCGATGCATGTGGCGAAGGTTGTGCGGCGGGGACACATGGCGCAGGTGACGGGGATTCGTCACTGGTCCACGCCGAACTACACGCGGGTGGCGATTGATCTGGGTGACGATGTGACTTATGAAGCGGCGCGGGTGCCGCATCCGGATCGTATCTACTTTGATCTGCATGGAACGCGTCTGGCGCAGGAGCTGGTGGGTAAGAGTTTTGCGGTGACCGATGATGGTTTTCTGAAGAAGATTCGAGCGGCGCAGTTTTCAAACGATATGACGCGGGTGGTGCTGGATGTTAATGATGTGACGGAGTATTCGGCGTTTCTGCTGCCGAATCCTTATCGCTTAATTATTGATATCCATGGTGGGAGCAAGGCGGAGCCGGGTGCTCCGGCGGTGAGCGTGCCAATGCAGAGGGCGGCGGCTCCTGCGCCTTCGGTTCCGAATACGACGGCGGTGAGGTCGGGGAGTTCGTTCGATGTGGCGGCGGTGAGTGCACAGCCGGGCAGGGTGGAGGCGACGACGCAGCCTACGTCGCAGCCTATCTCGGCGGTGGTGTCGGATAGGAGTCAGTCAGATAGGGCTCAGGGTTCAGGGCTTGGTGTTCCGGGTGCTTCGGGGACGGGTACTTCAACTATGCCAGCAACAAGCTCTGCTGATGTGGCGGTGCCTGTGCCGAGCACCAAGAAGCTGCGGCACGGCAAAGGTGTGAGGGATGCCGATGCGGTTCCGGCGCGGGCGGCGTTGCCTACGGCGGATGGCGAGACCTCGATGGTTCGGGCGCTGGGGTTGAAGGTTGGGCGGATCGTGATCGATGCCGGGCATGGGGGGCATGACTCGGGGACGCTGGGCGTGGATGGGATTGAAGAAAAGGACGTGGTGCTGGATGTGGCGCTGCGGCTGGGGAAGCTGCTGCATGAGCGGCTGGGGTCGGAGATTATCTATACGCGATCGGATGATACGTTTATTCCGCTTGAGACGCGGACGGCGATTGCGAATAAGGCGCAGGCGGATCTATTTCTTTCGATCCATGCGAACTCGTCGGCGGATGCGAGTGCGCGGGGGGTGGAGACTTACTACTTGAACTTCTCTTCGTCGCCCGATGCGCTGGAGACGGCGGCGCGCGAGAATGCGGTGTCGGATCAGTCGATTCATCAACTGAGTGATTTGGTGAAGAAGATTGCGCTGAAGGACAAGATTGCGGAGTCGCGGGAGTTTGCAGGAGATGTAGAGCAGAGTCTGTATGGCGGACTGCAGAGGGGCAATGCGGGGCTGAAGGATCGCGGGGTGAAGAAGGCTCCGTTTGTGGTGCTGATCGGGGCGAATATGCCTTCGATTCTGGCGGAGATCTCGTTTGTGACGAATGCGAAGGATGCGCGGCAGCTACAGCAGCCGGAGTATCGGGAGCGGGTGGCGGAGAGTCTGTACAAGGGTGTCGCGAGGTATGCGGGTGGGTTGAGTGGGGCGAAGACGCCGACGGAGCGGGCTAGCGGGAACTAG
- a CDS encoding metal-dependent transcriptional regulator: MSQEITVSKEDYLKAIIEAESEGHTVIAALLAQWLEVSAPAVTKAVKRLREDGYIEAGREGALKLTTKGREAAHRTALRHHLVERMLSEMFGMEWHQIHTEAERLEHAISPAFEAKLIERLGEEGDCPHGNKVLPETPAQIKRRGLVALSEATENTDYVVASLYERDSSLLEFLHELGIGPKVAVRVQKRNYDNTMQLKTPNGSVILGQSAAIRVWVRPSSGSKEAHEPRRRKKT; this comes from the coding sequence ATGTCGCAGGAAATCACAGTCTCGAAAGAAGACTACCTCAAGGCAATCATTGAAGCTGAGAGCGAAGGCCACACCGTCATCGCCGCCCTACTCGCCCAGTGGCTGGAGGTCTCCGCACCCGCCGTCACCAAGGCCGTAAAGCGCCTCCGCGAAGACGGCTACATCGAAGCAGGCCGCGAAGGCGCCCTCAAACTAACCACCAAGGGCCGCGAAGCGGCTCACCGCACCGCCCTCCGCCATCATCTCGTCGAACGCATGCTCTCCGAGATGTTCGGCATGGAGTGGCACCAGATCCACACCGAAGCCGAACGCCTCGAACACGCCATCTCCCCCGCCTTCGAAGCCAAGCTCATCGAAAGACTCGGCGAAGAGGGCGACTGCCCCCACGGCAACAAGGTCCTCCCCGAAACCCCCGCGCAGATCAAACGCCGAGGCCTCGTCGCCCTCTCCGAAGCCACCGAGAACACCGACTACGTCGTCGCCAGTCTCTACGAACGAGACTCCAGCCTCCTCGAATTTCTTCACGAGCTCGGAATCGGACCCAAAGTCGCCGTCCGCGTACAGAAACGCAACTACGACAACACGATGCAACTAAAGACCCCAAACGGCTCCGTGATCCTCGGCCAATCCGCCGCCATCAGGGTCTGGGTACGGCCAAGTTCAGGATCCAAAGAAGCGCATGAACCAAGGCGACGTAAAAAAACGTAA
- a CDS encoding Nramp family divalent metal transporter: protein MPTLQELNRELRPSLPEAFSSVRLTQSPGFWRRLFGFLGPGFLISVGYMDPGNWATDLAGGSKYGYTLLFVIMLSNLMAILLQSLSLKLGIATERDLAQACRETYSRPTNILLWLFAEIAIAACDLAEVIGSAIALQLLFHIPLLLGVLITGADVLLILLLQNRGFRYLEALVITLIGTIAALFGVEVLLSHPEWLPIAHNLFIPSRAIITNPDMLYIAIGILGATVMPHNLYLHSSIVQTRNYPRTEQGKREAIRFANIDSATALMLALFVNAAILILAAAVFHRAGHYEVAEIGDAYKLLTPMLGFAGASTMFALALLASGQNSTITGTLAGQIVMEGFLHIRLAPWLRRLITRSLAIIPTVIVTYFYGDRGITKLLLLSQVILSLQLSFAVFPLVAFTSNATKMGPFVNHARTRLLSYAVAFLIAGLNIWFLIETFHHH, encoded by the coding sequence ATGCCAACCCTCCAGGAACTCAATCGCGAGCTGCGTCCATCCCTGCCGGAGGCATTCTCCTCAGTGCGCCTCACGCAGTCGCCCGGCTTCTGGCGACGCCTCTTCGGCTTTCTCGGCCCCGGCTTCCTCATCTCCGTCGGCTACATGGACCCCGGCAACTGGGCCACCGACCTCGCCGGCGGCTCCAAGTACGGATACACCCTCCTCTTCGTCATCATGCTCTCCAACCTGATGGCGATCCTCCTCCAAAGCCTCTCCCTCAAACTCGGCATCGCCACCGAACGCGACCTCGCCCAGGCATGCCGCGAAACCTACAGCCGCCCCACCAACATCCTCCTCTGGCTCTTCGCCGAGATCGCCATAGCCGCCTGCGACCTGGCCGAAGTCATCGGCTCCGCCATCGCCCTCCAACTCCTCTTCCACATCCCACTCCTCCTCGGCGTCCTCATCACCGGCGCCGACGTCCTACTCATCCTGCTCCTGCAAAATCGCGGCTTCCGCTATCTCGAAGCGCTCGTCATCACCCTCATCGGCACCATCGCCGCGCTCTTCGGCGTCGAAGTCCTGCTCTCGCATCCCGAGTGGCTCCCCATCGCCCACAACCTCTTCATCCCCTCGCGAGCCATCATCACCAACCCCGACATGCTCTACATCGCCATCGGAATCCTCGGCGCCACCGTCATGCCGCACAACCTCTATCTCCACTCCTCTATCGTCCAGACGCGCAACTACCCACGCACCGAGCAGGGCAAACGCGAAGCAATCCGTTTCGCCAACATCGACTCCGCAACCGCCCTCATGCTCGCCCTCTTCGTCAACGCTGCAATCCTCATCCTCGCCGCCGCCGTCTTCCATCGCGCGGGCCACTACGAGGTCGCCGAGATAGGCGACGCCTACAAGCTCCTCACCCCCATGCTGGGCTTCGCAGGAGCCAGCACCATGTTCGCCCTCGCCCTGCTCGCCTCCGGTCAAAACTCCACCATCACCGGAACCCTCGCCGGCCAGATCGTCATGGAAGGCTTCCTCCACATTCGCCTCGCTCCCTGGCTGCGCCGGCTCATCACCCGCTCTCTCGCGATCATCCCCACCGTCATCGTCACTTACTTCTACGGCGACAGAGGCATCACGAAACTGCTACTGCTAAGCCAGGTCATCCTCAGTCTGCAGTTGAGCTTCGCCGTCTTTCCCTTGGTAGCCTTCACCAGCAACGCAACGAAGATGGGCCCCTTCGTCAATCATGCGCGAACCAGGCTCCTAAGCTACGCCGTAGCATTCCTCATAGCCGGACTAAACATCTGGTTCCTCATAGAAACCTTCCACCACCATTAG
- the alaS gene encoding alanine--tRNA ligase, protein MTNRSGSQRFFSGTQIREDFLRFFEGKGHRRVHSSSLVPANDPTLLFTNAGMNQFKDVFLGNERRDYSRAVSSQKCVRAGGKHNDLENVGFTRRHHTFFEMLGNFSFGDYFKKDAIAYAWELLTSNHDHCFGIDPSRLYVTIWDGTGVPGLDQGEDDEARRLWVETGIPAERIFGMPGKDNFWQMGETGPCGPCSEIFYDLGIEAAEEAGVDKPFPLDEQRYVEIWNLVFMQFDRSVNGSARTDGTFPSYGFALLPKPSIDTGMGLERVAAVLQGVLSNFETDLFTPLIARAAQLVLYSGSDTSDTLGSISRNLELSRVKRYVADLGGSPSEVEPHHLLKNASLRIIADHARAATFLVNDGVLPANEGRGYVLRKILRRAIRHGRLQNQNKPFLSKMVFAVRDLMQTAYPELNDSVDRIASVVHAEELQFDRVLKVGLAAWEERVQLLMYENMGNAEGSISFSSTGENRVTDVMRSGAPVVFPGKDAFHLYETFGMPLDFMVDAARDAGLNFDQEGFDRAKEEEQQRARASWKGGSQKSAAPVYRELPKTEFEGYSTLRVDGAKVLALVKDGVGVPELKGGESGEVVLDTTSFYADSGGQVGDQGWLVVPRGAGGDHSSVVAEVSGATKPVQGVFAHKVRANRTIAVGDTVDTVVDGAVRAATTRNHTGTHLLHAALREVLGKHVKQAGSLNDAARLRFDFSHFTGVAEEELREVEEIVNRQVMGNTKVETLVDVPIDVAVNELGAMALFGEKYGERVRVVKIGDFSTELCGGIHTGATGEIGVIKVVGEGSVSSGVRRVEAVSGTGALQEFRRDFEVARVVGAFVGSGVGSSSEGVTPAEALRARIATQEEEMKKLRRELDAVRMKAASSSLSDAGASAVEVKGVKVLAQRVDGVEKAQMRELVDSLRIKLGSGVVVLGAADSAAGKVSLIVGVTKDLTARVQAGKIVGLLAAQVGGKGGGRPDLAEAGGSDVGSLDAALKGAAEVVGGLLG, encoded by the coding sequence ATGACGAATCGTTCGGGAAGCCAGCGTTTTTTTTCGGGAACGCAAATCAGGGAAGATTTTTTGCGGTTTTTTGAGGGCAAGGGGCATCGGCGGGTGCACTCTTCTTCGCTGGTGCCGGCGAACGATCCTACGCTGCTGTTTACCAATGCGGGGATGAATCAGTTTAAGGATGTCTTTCTGGGGAACGAGAGGCGGGATTACTCGCGGGCGGTGAGTTCGCAGAAGTGTGTGCGTGCGGGGGGGAAGCATAACGATCTGGAGAACGTCGGGTTTACGCGGCGGCACCATACTTTCTTTGAGATGCTGGGGAACTTTTCCTTTGGGGATTACTTCAAGAAGGATGCGATTGCTTATGCGTGGGAGTTGCTGACTTCGAATCATGATCATTGTTTTGGGATCGATCCTTCGCGGCTTTATGTGACGATCTGGGATGGTACTGGCGTTCCTGGGTTGGATCAGGGCGAGGATGACGAGGCAAGACGGCTATGGGTTGAGACAGGAATTCCCGCGGAACGAATCTTTGGAATGCCCGGCAAAGACAATTTCTGGCAGATGGGCGAAACCGGGCCGTGCGGGCCTTGTAGCGAAATTTTCTACGACCTTGGGATTGAGGCGGCGGAGGAAGCAGGTGTCGATAAGCCGTTTCCGCTGGACGAGCAGAGGTATGTCGAGATTTGGAATCTGGTGTTCATGCAGTTTGATCGTTCGGTAAACGGATCAGCACGGACGGATGGTACGTTCCCATCCTATGGGTTCGCGCTTTTGCCTAAGCCTTCGATCGATACGGGCATGGGTTTGGAGCGGGTGGCGGCGGTACTTCAGGGAGTGCTGTCGAACTTTGAGACGGATCTGTTCACTCCGCTGATTGCGCGAGCGGCGCAGCTTGTGCTCTATTCGGGTTCTGACACCAGTGATACGCTCGGTTCAATCTCGCGCAATTTAGAACTTTCGCGAGTCAAACGCTATGTTGCAGACCTTGGCGGATCTCCAAGCGAAGTTGAGCCACATCATCTCCTTAAGAATGCTAGCTTGCGAATTATTGCAGACCACGCTCGTGCAGCTACTTTTCTAGTTAATGATGGTGTGCTTCCTGCCAACGAAGGGCGCGGATATGTTCTGCGAAAAATCTTGCGACGCGCGATTCGACATGGGCGTTTACAAAATCAAAATAAGCCCTTTTTATCCAAGATGGTTTTCGCCGTTCGTGACCTGATGCAGACAGCTTATCCCGAGTTAAACGATTCCGTAGATCGGATAGCCTCAGTGGTACATGCGGAAGAGCTGCAGTTTGATCGAGTACTGAAGGTTGGCCTCGCCGCTTGGGAAGAGCGCGTTCAATTATTGATGTACGAGAACATGGGGAATGCTGAGGGCTCGATATCTTTCTCCAGTACCGGCGAAAATCGCGTAACTGATGTTATGCGAAGCGGTGCACCAGTCGTATTCCCGGGAAAGGATGCATTTCATCTCTACGAGACGTTCGGGATGCCGCTCGATTTTATGGTCGATGCGGCGCGAGACGCAGGGCTCAATTTCGACCAAGAAGGATTCGATAGGGCGAAGGAGGAGGAGCAGCAGCGGGCGCGTGCGAGTTGGAAGGGTGGGTCGCAGAAGTCGGCGGCGCCGGTTTATCGGGAGTTGCCGAAGACGGAGTTTGAAGGGTACTCGACGCTACGGGTGGATGGAGCGAAGGTGTTGGCGCTGGTGAAAGACGGGGTTGGTGTGCCGGAGTTGAAGGGCGGCGAGTCGGGTGAGGTGGTGCTCGATACTACGAGTTTTTATGCGGACTCGGGTGGGCAGGTGGGGGATCAGGGATGGCTGGTGGTTCCTAGGGGGGCGGGGGGCGATCACAGCTCGGTGGTGGCTGAGGTGAGTGGCGCGACCAAGCCGGTGCAGGGGGTGTTTGCGCATAAGGTGAGGGCGAACCGGACGATTGCGGTGGGCGATACGGTGGATACGGTGGTCGATGGTGCGGTGCGGGCGGCGACGACGCGGAATCATACGGGGACGCATCTGCTGCATGCGGCGCTGCGGGAGGTGCTGGGGAAGCATGTGAAGCAGGCGGGGTCGTTGAACGATGCGGCCAGATTGCGGTTTGATTTCTCGCACTTCACGGGTGTGGCCGAGGAGGAGTTGCGCGAGGTTGAGGAGATTGTGAATCGGCAGGTGATGGGGAATACGAAGGTGGAGACGCTGGTGGATGTGCCGATCGACGTGGCGGTGAATGAGCTGGGGGCGATGGCGCTGTTTGGCGAGAAGTATGGCGAGAGGGTGCGGGTGGTGAAGATCGGCGACTTTTCGACGGAGCTTTGCGGCGGAATTCATACGGGGGCTACGGGGGAGATTGGCGTGATTAAGGTGGTGGGGGAGGGGTCGGTGTCTTCGGGGGTGCGGAGGGTGGAGGCGGTGAGTGGTACGGGGGCGTTGCAGGAGTTCAGACGCGATTTTGAGGTGGCTCGTGTGGTGGGGGCTTTCGTGGGTTCGGGGGTGGGGAGCTCGTCTGAGGGTGTTACGCCGGCGGAGGCGCTGCGTGCGCGGATTGCGACGCAGGAGGAGGAGATGAAGAAGCTGCGGCGGGAGCTGGATGCGGTGCGGATGAAGGCGGCGAGTTCGTCTTTGTCTGACGCTGGCGCGTCTGCCGTGGAGGTGAAAGGTGTGAAGGTGCTCGCGCAGCGGGTGGATGGAGTGGAGAAGGCTCAGATGCGGGAGCTGGTGGATTCGCTGCGAATCAAGCTGGGGAGTGGCGTGGTGGTGTTGGGTGCGGCGGATTCTGCTGCAGGGAAGGTTTCGCTGATTGTGGGTGTGACGAAGGATTTGACGGCGCGAGTGCAGGCTGGGAAGATTGTTGGGCTGCTGGCGGCGCAGGTTGGCGGGAAGGGTGGTGGGCGGCCTGATCTGGCGGAGGCTGGGGGGAGCGATGTGGGTTCGCTCGATGCGGCGCTGAAGGGTGCGGCTGAGGTGGTGGGCGGGTTGCTGGGTTAG
- a CDS encoding methyltransferase family protein, whose translation MKANLLTLAVVIFTLGLLLAHPSEVIWSTAKVIGAVIAGISFPLFVLARWQLGSSFSIKAKASRLVTTGLYSRIRNPIYLFGGLFTVGVSLFFSVWGPLVVALVIVPMQVVRARREERVLAGAFGEEYARYKSRTWF comes from the coding sequence ATGAAAGCAAATCTGCTGACGCTTGCTGTCGTTATCTTTACGCTTGGTCTCCTTCTGGCTCATCCGTCGGAGGTGATCTGGAGTACGGCGAAGGTGATTGGAGCAGTGATCGCTGGGATATCGTTTCCGTTGTTTGTGCTGGCGCGGTGGCAGCTCGGCAGTTCGTTTTCGATCAAGGCGAAGGCTAGCCGGCTGGTAACGACGGGGCTGTACTCGCGGATTCGGAATCCGATTTATCTGTTTGGGGGATTGTTTACGGTGGGGGTGTCGCTCTTCTTTTCGGTGTGGGGGCCGCTGGTGGTGGCGTTGGTGATTGTGCCGATGCAGGTGGTGAGGGCTCGCAGGGAAGAACGGGTTTTGGCGGGGGCGTTTGGGGAGGAGTACGCGCGGTACAAGAGCAGGACGTGGTTTTGA
- a CDS encoding RNA-binding S4 domain-containing protein: protein MTGTRIDKWLWAARFFKTREQASKACDMNRITSNNLSAKPSREVRLGDMLRIKNEGGEFEVEVLALSQQRGSAAVAQTLYRETEDSKEARRKAAEERKLLGPIAYTAPSKRPSKRDRRLIHSFRGDY, encoded by the coding sequence ATGACTGGCACCCGTATCGACAAGTGGCTCTGGGCCGCCCGCTTCTTCAAGACCCGCGAGCAAGCCTCCAAAGCCTGCGACATGAACCGCATCACCTCGAACAACCTCTCCGCCAAGCCCTCCCGCGAGGTCCGCCTCGGCGACATGCTCCGTATCAAAAATGAAGGCGGCGAGTTCGAAGTAGAAGTCCTCGCCCTAAGCCAGCAGCGCGGCTCTGCAGCCGTAGCCCAAACCCTCTACCGCGAAACCGAAGACAGTAAAGAGGCGCGCCGCAAAGCCGCCGAAGAGCGCAAACTCCTCGGCCCCATCGCCTACACCGCCCCCTCCAAGCGCCCCAGCAAGCGCGACCGGCGCCTCATCCACAGCTTCCGTGGCGACTATTAA